A single region of the Sorghum bicolor cultivar BTx623 chromosome 9, Sorghum_bicolor_NCBIv3, whole genome shotgun sequence genome encodes:
- the LOC8061086 gene encoding uncharacterized protein At1g15400, with translation MAGLQRSSETFRRSGSSGLVWDDKNISGEIKPAAEDDGGAARAVERSRSAGHAHAGYRTTGRVPPALDPPSPRVAVCGFCRLFGGGGGKGKGRDGGSTKAKGRRH, from the coding sequence ATGGCGGGGCTGCAGCGGTCCAGCGAGACGTTCCGGCGGTCGGGCTCGTCGGGGCTGGTGTGGGACGACAAGAACATCTCGGGGGAGATCAAGCCGGCGGCggaggacgacggcggcgcggcgcgggcggTGGAGCGCAGCCGCTCGGCTGGGCACGCGCACGCCGGGTACAGGACCACAGGGCGCGTGCCGCCCGCGCTCGACCCGCCGTCGCCGCGCGTCGCCGTCTGCGGCTTCTGCAGGctcttcggcggcggcggcggcaaaggCAAGGGCAGGGACGGCGGCAGCACCAAAGCCAAGGGGAGGCGCCACTGA
- the LOC8061087 gene encoding probable polygalacturonase At1g80170 encodes MAVRLPLALAAVAAVLLLLLCRGGGAEARVLLTLDDFGGVGDGIANDTQALLDAWTAACTSSEEAVLAVPAGKAYRIWPVQLSGPCKKKLKLLISGAIVAPSSPDEWAGRDPMKWLYIYGVDGLSVSGGGTIDGMGQQWWASTCKRKKTQPCYSGPRPKAVHFEECRGVSVQGVTLQNAQQFQLTFTRCSCVKASFLRVIAPADSPNTDGIHLNDTSHVHITDNLISTGDDCVSMVGNCSDVHVKDISCGPGHGISIGSLGKNRTTDMVENVRVDTCLLTNTTNGVRIKSWQGGMGFARDLRFENILMKNVSNPIIVDQYYCDQPTPCANQTQAVEVRKVEFANIRGTSATAQAISIACSDTVPCRELELANVNLTLAEGGGRATALCYRASGKSVGTVVPPSCLAKS; translated from the exons ATGGCCGTGCGCTTGCCGCTCGCGCTCGCGGCAGTGGCGGCGGTCCTGCTGCTTCTCCTGTGCCGCGGCGGCGGAGCCGAGGCGCGTGTCCTCCTCACGCTCGACGACTTCGGCGGGGTCGGCGACGGCATTGCCAACGACACCCAGGCTCTGTTGGACGCGTGGACCGCCGCGTGCACCTCCAGCGAGGAGGCCGTCCTCGCCGTGCCGGCCGGCAAGGCGTACCGGATCTGGCCCGTGCAGCTCTCCGGGCCCTGCAAGAAGAAGCTCAAGCTGCTG ATTTCCGGCGCGATCGTGGCGCCGTCGAGCCCCGACGAGTGGGCGGGGCGGGACCCGATGAAGTGGCTCTACATCTACGGCGTCGACGGGCTGTCCGtcagcggcggcggcaccaTCGACGGCATGGGGCAGCAGTGGTGGGCCAGCACCTGCAAGCGCAAGAAGACCCAG CCGTGCTACTCGGGGCCTCGTCCAAAG GCGGTGCACTTCGAGGAGTGCCGCGGGGTGAGCGTGCAGGGCGTGACGCTGCAGAACGCGCAGCAGTTCCAGCTGACGTTCACGCGCTGCTCCTGCGTGAAGGCCAGCTTCCTGCGGGTGATCGCGCCGGCGGACAGCCCCAACACCGACGGCATCCACCTCAACGACACCTCCCACGTCCACATCACGGACAACCTCATCTCCACAG GGGATGATTGCGTCTCCATGGTCGGCAATTGCTCTGACGTCCATGTGAAAGACATCTCATGTGGGCCTGGCCATGGTATCAG CATCGGGAGCCTGGGAAAGAACCGGACCACGGACATGGTGGAGAACGTGAGGGTCGACACCTGCTTGCTCACCAACACGACCAACGGCGTACGGATCAAGAGCTGGCAG GGAGGCATGGGGTTCGCGCGTGACCTGCGGTTCGAGAACATCCTGATGAAGAACGTCTCGAACCCCATCATCGTCGACCAGTACTACTGCGACCAGCCCACGCCCTGCGCCAACCAGacgcaggcggtggaggtgcgcAAGGTGGAGTTCGCCAACATCCGGGGCACGTCGGCGACGGCGCAGGCGATCAGCATCGCGTGCAGCGACACCGTGCCGTGCCGGGAGCTGGAGCTGGCGAACGTCAACCTGACGCTGGCGGAGGGCGGCGGCCGGGCCACCGCGCTCTGCTACCGGGCGTCCGGGAAGAGCGTTGGCACCGTGGTCCCGCCGTCCTGCCTCGCCAAGTCCTGA